One Aegilops tauschii subsp. strangulata cultivar AL8/78 chromosome 7, Aet v6.0, whole genome shotgun sequence genomic window carries:
- the LOC141027408 gene encoding uncharacterized protein, translated as MTKLGLEAKDLEPTRTIFHGIVPGLSCSPIGRIRIDVLFGDSNYCEPVWFEVVDLSSAYHALLGRPALAKFMAGFITITDDYHKSLECARDGAKLAESLVIAEERRQLDRIVALANETSAMPIPAEEPANEASFKPSMETKKVKLNPEDPSCSKYVVVGTRLDSK; from the exons atgaccaagctcggcctcgAGGCCAAAGACCTGGAGCCGACCCGGACAATCTTCCATGGCATCGTTCCCGGCCTCTCCTGCTCTCCGATCGGGCGGATCCGGATCGACGTCCTGTTCGGCGACAGCAACTACTGCGAGCCggtctggttcgaggtggtggatctgTCCAGCGCGTACCACGCGCTGCTGGGCCGACCCGCacttgccaagttcatggcg GGCTTCATCACCATCACCGACGACTACCACAAGTCCCTGGAGTGCGCCCGAGACGGCGCCAAGCTGGCTGAGTCACTGGTCATAgccgaggagcggcgccagctCGACCGGATCGTCGCCCTGGCCAATGAGACGTCGGCCATGCCGATCCCAGCCGAGGAGCCGGCCAACGAGGCTTCGTTCAAGCCCTCCATGGAGACCAAGAAAGTGAAGCTGAACCCGgaagaccccagctgcagcaagtacgtGGTCGTAGGCAcccgcctcgacagcaaatag
- the LOC141027409 gene encoding uncharacterized protein → MVAVFAVVTAPSWALPISEFLENGVLPMDETEAQQVQRRASAYNMINNELVKRSSIGMFQHCVEQDKGTAILLDIHEGEFGHHAAWRSMPFAVWGLDMVGPFKTARGGMTHLLGAVDKFTKWIEARPIKKLDGRTAVRFVKDIAVRYGMPNSIITDNGTNFAKGALAQYCSVSGIRLDLASVAHPQSNGQVERANGLILSGIKPRLVELARRATGRSLESPNNAKPLDRPKPKKPVKTASTCSKKHVS, encoded by the exons ATGGTGGCCGTCTTCGCCGTGGTGACGGCGCCATCGTGGGCCCTGCCCATCTCAGAGTTTCTGGAGAACGGGGTCctccccatggacgagaccgaGGCCCAGCAAGTGCAGCGCCGGGCGTCCGCCTACAACATGATCAATAACGAGCTCGTCAAACGCAGCTCCATCGGCATGTTCCAGCACTGCGTCGAGCAAGACAAGGGCACTGCgatcctcctcgacatacacGAGGGCGAGTTCGGGCACCACGCCGCCTGGCGGTCTatg cctttcgcggtctggggactcgacatggtggggCCCTTCAAAACCGCTCGAGGTGGCATGACGCATTTGCTGGgggcggtggacaagttcaccaaatggatcgaaGCAAGGCCTATCAAGAAACTGGACGGGCGAACGGCCGTCCGATTCGTCAAGGACATCGCGGTGCGCTACGGCATGCCGAACAGCATCATCACGgacaacggcaccaacttcgccaagggcgcGCTCGCGCAATACTGCTCTGTctccggcatccgcctcgacctGGCTTCCGTTGCACACCCACAGtccaacggccaggtcgagcgggcCAACGGCCTCATCCTATCCGGCATTAAGCCGCGGCTCGTCGAGCTGGCTCGACGAGCTACCGGCCGTTCTCTGGAGTCTCCGAACAACGCCAAACCGCtcgaccgg CCGAAGCCAAAGAAGCCtgtgaagacggcgtcgacctgctcgaagaagcACGTCTCCTAG